Proteins from one Setaria italica strain Yugu1 chromosome V, Setaria_italica_v2.0, whole genome shotgun sequence genomic window:
- the LOC101762203 gene encoding protein DETOXIFICATION 12 yields the protein MAEPEMAAAREEAAAPLLLPPSPLQAGGSDDDEKEESCGRQWAREAGRLGYLALPMVVVSLSQYAVQVSSNMMVGHLPGVLPLSSAAIATSLANVSGFSLLYGMASALETLCGQAYGAKQYRKVGADTYRAVVTLLFVCIPLSLLWVFMDKILVLIGQDPMISHGAGRYLIWLIPGLFASAVIQPVTKFLQSQSLIYPLLLSSVATMAIHVPLCYVMVFKTGLGYTGAALAVSISFWLNVAMLVGYVMFSSSCKETRTPPTIEAFKGVDVFLRLALPTALMICLEWWSFELLILASGLLPNPQLQTSVLSICLTSVTVFSTLPFGVGAAESTRIANELGAENPGGARKAVRVAMTITVTGAVIVGGALLVGRRLLGRAYSNEEEVISFVSDMVPLVCITVATDALQQGVLAGVARGCGWQHLGAYVNLGSFYLLGIPVAILLGFVLRMGARGLWLGIVCGSLMQIALMGAITFFIDWPKMAEDARERVFNEKQAEHGSML from the exons ATGGCCGAGCCCGAGATGGCCGCCGcgagggaggaggccgcggcgccgctgctgcttccgccgtcgccgctgcagGCGGGAGGAAGTGACGATGATGAGAAGGAAGAGTCGTGTGGGAGGCAGTGGGCGCGCGAGGCCGGGCGGTTGGGCTACCTGGCGCTGCCCATGGTGGTGGTGAGCCTGTCGCAGTACGCCGTGCAGGTGTCCTCCAACATGATGGTCGGGCACCTCCCCGGCGTGCTCccgctctcctccgccgccatcgccacctccctcgccaacGTCTCCGGATTCAGCCTCCTg TACGGGATGGCAAGTGCGCTGGAGACTCTATGTGGGCAAGCCTATGGTGCGAAGCAGTACCGTAAAGTAGGTGCAGATACCTACAGAGCAGTAGTCACCCTCCTGTTCGTATGCATCCCGCTCTCGCTTCTCTGGGTGTTCATGGACAAGATCCTAGTCCTCATAGGCCAGGATCCCATGATCTCCCACGGAGCCGGGAGGTACCTGATCTGGCTGATCCCGGGGCTCTTCGCGAGCGCGGTGATCCAGCCGGTCACCAAGTTCCTGCAGTCCCAGAGCCTGATATACCCCCTGCTGCTGTCATCCGTCGCGACGATGGCGATCCACGTCCCTCTCTGCTACGTGATGGTGTTCAAGACCGGATTGGGGTACACCGGTGCCGCTCTGGCGGTGAGCATTTCGTTCTGGCTGAACGTGGCCATGCTCGTTGGGTACGTCATGTTCTCGAGTTCTTGCAAGGAGACGCGCACGCCTCCCACGATCGAGGCCTTCAAGGGAGTGGACGTGTTCCTGCGTCTAGCTCTGCCCACTGCACTTATGATCTG TCTTGAATGGTGGTCATTTGAGCTTCTTATTCTGGCGTCAGGGCTTTTGCCCAACCCACAGCTTCAAACATCAGTGCTTTCAATCTG TCTGACGAGTGTAACAGTATTCAGCACCCTACcttttggagttggagctgctGAAAG CACGCGAATTGCGAACGAGCTGGGCGCTGAAAACCCTGGAGGAGCTCGGAAAGCTGTCCGCGTCGCGATGACCATAACGGTGACGGGCGCGGTGATCGTGGGCGGAGCTCTTCTGGTGGGACGACGCCTCTTGGGACGCGCGTACAGCAACGAGGAGGAGGTCATCTCGTTCGTCTCGGACATGGTTCCTCTGGTCTGCATCACCGTGGCCACTGACGCTCTACAGCAGGGAGTTCTCGCAG GCGTTGCCCGAGGGTGCGGGTGGCAGCACCTGGGCGCGTACGTCAACCTCGGCTCGTTCTACCTGCTGGGGATCCCGGTGGCGATCCTCCTCGGCTTCGTGCTGCGCATGGGAGCCAGAGGGCTCTGGCTGGGCATCGTCTGCGGGTCTCTAATGCAGATCGCGCTCATGGGCGCCATCACCTTCTTCATCGACTGGCCCAAGATG GCTGAGGACGCTAGGGAGAGGGTGTTCAACGAGAAGCAGGCGGAGCATGGGTCGATGCTGTAG